One Phocaeicola dorei genomic region harbors:
- a CDS encoding helix-turn-helix domain-containing protein, whose product MYDYSDGTLVFTSPGQTVVFQEYGEPFRPAEDNWAVMVHPDFIRGTALGHDIGNYVFFSYELHEALHLSEEEIGHVLGIFRHIERELRQRIDEHTPEIACASIGLLLSYCRRFYDRQFKMRHRDNMDIVSRFEKLLRDYFHSDSLSKNGLPTVKYFADRLNLSSDYLTAVLQRETGMNTRKHIQNRMIETAKDKLALDERPISQIAYELGFEYPQYFTRLFKRQTGMTPAEYRR is encoded by the coding sequence ATGTACGATTACTCGGACGGTACGCTGGTCTTTACCAGCCCGGGACAGACGGTAGTTTTTCAGGAGTACGGAGAACCGTTCCGGCCGGCAGAGGACAATTGGGCCGTCATGGTGCATCCCGATTTCATCCGGGGTACGGCACTGGGGCACGACATCGGAAATTATGTATTCTTTTCGTATGAACTCCACGAGGCGTTGCACCTGTCGGAAGAGGAAATCGGACATGTGTTGGGTATTTTTCGTCACATCGAACGGGAGCTTCGACAACGCATCGACGAACATACACCTGAAATAGCATGTGCCTCCATCGGCTTGCTGCTGAGCTATTGCCGCAGATTCTACGACCGGCAGTTCAAGATGAGGCATCGGGACAACATGGATATCGTAAGCCGGTTCGAGAAACTGCTCCGCGATTATTTCCATTCCGATTCCCTCTCGAAAAACGGGTTGCCGACCGTGAAATATTTTGCCGACCGACTGAATCTATCGTCCGACTATCTAACCGCCGTGCTTCAACGCGAAACGGGTATGAATACCCGAAAACATATCCAGAATCGAATGATTGAGACGGCGAAAGACAAACTGGCACTGGATGAACGCCCGATAAGCCAGATTGCATACGAGCTGGGATTCGAGTATCCCCAATACTTTACCCGCCTGTTCAAACGACAGACGGGAATGACGCCGGCGGAATATCGCAGATGA
- a CDS encoding tyrosine-type recombinase/integrase: MTKKTIREIADAWREDKRPYVKQSTFAAYMLILENHILPYFGNDDTLSEKSVQTFVLQNLNAGMSAKSVKDILIVLKMVMKFGVKNEWMSYCEWEIKYPSTETNKELEVLTVANHKKILDYIRQNFTFRNLGIYISLSTGLRIGEVCALRWSDIDIEAGTISVQRTIERIYVIEGDKKHTKLVINTPKTKNSCREIPMSKELISMVKPLKKIVNTDYYVLTNEPSPTEPRTYRNYYKRLMEQLGIPKLKYHGLRHSFATRCIESNCDYKTVSVLLGHSNISTTLNLYVHPNMEQKKRCIAKMFKSLGK, translated from the coding sequence ATGACCAAAAAGACAATTAGAGAAATTGCGGATGCTTGGCGAGAAGACAAGCGACCGTATGTGAAACAATCAACTTTTGCAGCTTATATGCTAATTTTGGAGAATCACATTTTGCCATATTTTGGCAATGACGATACTCTTAGTGAGAAATCCGTACAAACATTTGTGCTACAAAATCTCAATGCAGGTATGAGTGCTAAATCCGTAAAGGATATTCTTATCGTGCTTAAAATGGTGATGAAGTTCGGAGTAAAAAACGAATGGATGAGCTATTGCGAATGGGAAATCAAATACCCGTCTACTGAAACAAACAAGGAGTTGGAAGTACTCACTGTAGCGAACCACAAGAAAATTTTGGATTATATCCGGCAAAACTTTACGTTCCGAAACTTGGGCATTTATATAAGCCTAAGTACAGGGCTGCGCATCGGAGAAGTCTGTGCGCTTCGATGGAGCGACATAGACATAGAAGCCGGAACCATCAGTGTACAGCGAACCATTGAACGCATTTATGTGATTGAGGGTGACAAAAAGCACACCAAGCTTGTCATCAATACTCCAAAAACCAAAAACTCTTGCCGAGAGATTCCAATGAGCAAAGAACTTATTTCAATGGTCAAACCACTGAAAAAGATTGTTAATACTGATTACTATGTGCTGACCAACGAGCCTTCTCCCACTGAACCAAGAACCTACCGAAACTACTACAAACGCTTGATGGAGCAACTTGGCATTCCCAAGTTGAAATATCACGGTCTGCGCCACAGCTTTGCCACTCGTTGCATAGAAAGCAACTGCGATTACAAAACAGTAAGTGTACTATTGGGGCATTCCAACATCAGTACCACCCTAAATCTCTATGTGCATCCCAATATGGAACAGAAAAAGCGTTGCATCGCCAAGATGTTCAAATCGCTTGGCAAATAA